A genome region from Sardina pilchardus chromosome 22, fSarPil1.1, whole genome shotgun sequence includes the following:
- the ube2d1b gene encoding ubiquitin-conjugating enzyme E2 D1b, whose product MALKRIQKELHDLQRDPPAQCSAGPVGEDMFHWQATIMGPSDSPYQGGVFFLTIHFPTDYPFKPPKVAFTTKIYHPNINSNGSICLDILRSQWSPALTVSKVLLSICSLLCDPNPDDPLVPDIAHIYKSDKEKYNRLAREWTQKYAM is encoded by the exons GAGCTCCATGATCTTCAAAGGGACCCCCCTGCCCAGTGTTCAGCTGGACCTGTTGGAGAGGACA tgttCCACTGGCAAGCTACAATCATGGGCCCT AGTGACAGTCCATACCAAGGAGGTGTCTTCTTTCTCACAATCCACTTTCCTACAGATTATCCTTTCAAACCACCAAAG GTTGCTTTCACCACAAAAATATATCACCCAAACATCAACAGTAATGGCAGTATCTGTTTGGATATCTTACGATCACAGTGGTCTCCTGCTCTAACGGTATCAAAAG TTCTGTTGTCCATATGTTCTTTGCTTTGTGACCCGAACCCTGATGATCCTTTAGTGCCAGACATTGCACACATCTACAAATCAGACAAAGAAAA ataCAACAGACTAGCAAGGGAGTGGACCCAAAAGTATGCaatgtga